The Maridesulfovibrio sp. genomic sequence CAGACTAATCCAGCTTAAAGTAACGATACAAGATCAGCAGGAGTATCCAGCACAATATTGGCACCGGCCTTGATCAGTTCTTCATCGCCACGAAAACCCCACCCCGCTCCAATGGAAATCATTCCCGCGTTAACGCCGGTTTTGATGTCCACATCGGAATCACCGACAAACAATGTCTGTTGTGGCGAAACTCCCATGGCCTTAGCAAGCTTAAGAGCCGCATCCGGTTCGGGTTTGAGCGGAACACCTTTGCGCCCGCCGCAAACTGCAAAAAAATCAACATTCGGCAGGAACTTGCTGACCGCCTCCACTGTAAATTCATGAGGCTTGTTGGAAAGTACGGCCAGCTTCTTTCCGCAGGACGCAAAATCAGCCAGCACTTCAGGAATCCCGGCATAAGGTTTGGCCACAGTATTGAGCCCCTGCCCGAATTCTTCAAGAAGCACGGGGACAAAACTGTCATATACTTCCTGAATCTGTTTTTCTTCGGGAAGAACCCGCCAGGCCAACTTCTTTGCCCCTGCCCCAACGAATTTACGGTAAGCATCAACAGGGTGGGTATCAAATCCCATACGTGAGAGAGCGGCATTACCGGCAGAAGCTATCTCACCAAGTGTATCAAGCAATGTTCCGTCCAGATCAAAAATCACAGCGGAAAAATCAAGCGAACTTTCCATATTTACAACCTAATATTATTTAAATGTTTACGATCTATTTTCGACAACATATTGCATTCAATAAAAAAAAGAGGTACTCGTTATAGTACTATCCAGTATATTATGGAGACTGCTATGCTAAACACAAACGCAAGCGTACTTATTGTAGACGACCATCAGTCCATGCGCCGCACCGTTGCAGATATTATGCGCATGCTGGGCTATTTCAACATCAAATATGCAGAAGACGGACTTATGGCTCTAGAACAGCTCAAGGAACACTCTTCAACCAAACTGGTTCTGTTGGACTGGAATATGCCGCGCATGAGCGGCCTTGACTGCCTGCGGGAGATACGTAATTCCCCGGAATTAGAAAAAATTCCTGTAATAATGGTCACAGCAGAAGCCGAGCAGGACCTTGTGGTCGAAGCCGTGGCTGCAGGAGCCACCAATTATATTGTCAAACCATTCACTCCTGCAACACTGGAAAGAAAGCTCAAAGAGGTCTTTCCCGGATAAAAAATCTACCGTGGAATAACGACAGACACAGAGACCTCATTGTCAACGCTATCCATAAATATATCGCCCTTATGAGCCTGCGCGATGAGTTTGGCGGAATAGGTTCCCAAACCTGTTCCCCGATCTTTTCCGGAAGTGGCGTACTTGGCAAAAAAACGATTTTTTATATCTTCCGGAACCATTCCGGGATTATGAACGGAAATCCGCACAGAATCATCCGTCTGCTGCAGGCGGACTCGGATCGTTCCCCCCTTGGGGCTGGCATCTACTGCATTTCCTACAAGGTTTCCCAACATAGAATAGCAGAGCAATTCTTCCCCGAAAAACATGAACTCCTGCCCGGGGACAGCCGTGCTGCCTTCAATTTCCAGCACCAGTTCCTGTCCGCGCATTTGGGCAGTATCCTCATACCCGAGAAAAACTTTACGCACCACTGCGGCAAGGTCAAATGATTCAGGGACAAAAGAATAAGTCCCACGCTCCATTTTAAAGAGGGCGGTGGACATGTTGATCATGGACAGCACAGTATATCCGGCATCCTCAATACGCCCGAGCATAGACTTGATATGGTCATCAAAATCCCCGGACATAAGAATAAGCTGCGGCAGGCTGATCACGCTGGTCAACGGTGACTTGAGATCGTGGCGCATGATCCGTTCAACATCTTCACGCATACGCACAGCTTCCCTGAGTTCAAGATGATTCCTGACCCGGGCCTTAACGATATCAGGATTGAACGGCTTGGTAATATAATCAATGGCTCCGAGAGCAAGCCCTCTGGTTTCATCTCCGGCTTCACTGAGGGATGTGACAAAGACAACAGGGATATCTTTGGTCCGCTCCTCAGACTTCAGGCGTTTGATGACCTCATAACCGTCCATCCCCGGCATCATCACATCCAGAAGAATAATATCAGGTTCTTTTGAATGTGCCAGCTTAAGAGCCTTTTCACCATCTTTGGCTGCGATTATGGCGTAATCGACCTTAAGCAGATCCATGAGAACATGAAGGTTTTCAGGCGTATCATCCACTGCCAGCACGGTTGGTTTATGGCTCATATCCGATTATCCCTATTTTTTAAGGGTTTTCCGTTCCTCGTCAAAATCAGCGAATTCAAGTGCTATTTCCCTGAATTCCTCCTGAATTTTCAAAAAAATATCAGTCAAACGCGGATCGAAATGGGTCCCACGCCCTTCGGAAATTATTTTTACCGCCTTTGAGTGCGGGAAAGGTTCTTTATAAACCCTTTTGGAAATCAATGCGTCGTATACATCGGCAATGGCCATGATCCGGGCGGACAAAGGGATATCCTCCCCGGAAATACCACGCGGGTAACCGCTACCGTCCCATTTTTCATGGTGGGCAAAGGCAATTTCACGGGCATGATGCAAAAAGGAATTTCCGCCCAAAGCCTTTTCGGCCCCGGCCAGAGCATCAGAGCCGAACTGTGAGTGCTTTTTCATTTCCTCAAATTCTTCAGCAGTGAGCTTACCCGGCTTAAGCAGGATGGCGTCGGCAACACCCACCTTACCCACGTCGTGCAGAGGGGCGGAAAGGTAAAGGGTTTCAATCAGTTCTTCATCCAGCTGGGATGCGAATTTTTC encodes the following:
- a CDS encoding HAD family hydrolase, translating into MESSLDFSAVIFDLDGTLLDTLGEIASAGNAALSRMGFDTHPVDAYRKFVGAGAKKLAWRVLPEEKQIQEVYDSFVPVLLEEFGQGLNTVAKPYAGIPEVLADFASCGKKLAVLSNKPHEFTVEAVSKFLPNVDFFAVCGGRKGVPLKPEPDAALKLAKAMGVSPQQTLFVGDSDVDIKTGVNAGMISIGAGWGFRGDEELIKAGANIVLDTPADLVSLL
- a CDS encoding response regulator: MLNTNASVLIVDDHQSMRRTVADIMRMLGYFNIKYAEDGLMALEQLKEHSSTKLVLLDWNMPRMSGLDCLREIRNSPELEKIPVIMVTAEAEQDLVVEAVAAGATNYIVKPFTPATLERKLKEVFPG
- a CDS encoding hybrid sensor histidine kinase/response regulator, with the protein product MSHKPTVLAVDDTPENLHVLMDLLKVDYAIIAAKDGEKALKLAHSKEPDIILLDVMMPGMDGYEVIKRLKSEERTKDIPVVFVTSLSEAGDETRGLALGAIDYITKPFNPDIVKARVRNHLELREAVRMREDVERIMRHDLKSPLTSVISLPQLILMSGDFDDHIKSMLGRIEDAGYTVLSMINMSTALFKMERGTYSFVPESFDLAAVVRKVFLGYEDTAQMRGQELVLEIEGSTAVPGQEFMFFGEELLCYSMLGNLVGNAVDASPKGGTIRVRLQQTDDSVRISVHNPGMVPEDIKNRFFAKYATSGKDRGTGLGTYSAKLIAQAHKGDIFMDSVDNEVSVSVVIPR